In Citrus sinensis cultivar Valencia sweet orange chromosome 4, DVS_A1.0, whole genome shotgun sequence, one DNA window encodes the following:
- the LOC102614654 gene encoding ACT domain-containing protein ACR10 gives MGLMYEDVVVISQAEKPGDCTVITVNCPDKTGLGCDLCRIILLFGLSISRGDLSKDGKWCYLVFWVVGKPTTRWSLLKNRLLEVCPSYFSTSRIYSYRLENQQQPKPPDVFLLKFWCFQDRKGLLHDVTEVLCELELTIKRVKVSTTPDGRVMDLFFITDTRELLHTRKRREETIHHLEAVLGKTLISCEIELPGPEITACCHGSSFLPSAITDEMFSLELPAEQPNGFLASAPVSIAVDNSFSPSHTLIQILGQDHKGLIYDMMRTLKDYNTQVSYGRFFAKPRGNCEVDLFIMQADGKKIVDPSKQDALCSRLRMELLRPLRVAVVNRGPDAELLVANPVELSGRGRPLVFYDITLALKILSISIFSVEIGRYMIHDREWEVYRILLDEADGNLEPRNKIEDLVRKILMGWE, from the exons ATGGGGTTAATGTATGAGGATGTGGTGGTGATAAGTCAAGCAGAGAAGCCAGGTGATTGTACTGTGATCACCGTGAACTGTCCTGATAAGACTGGCTTGGGCTGTGATCTTTGCagaattattttgctttttgggCTTAGCATTTCCAGAGGAG ATTTATCAAAGGATGGTAAATGGTGCTACTTAGTCTTTTGGGTAGTGGGGAAACCGACCACAAGGTGGAGTTTGTTGAAGAACAGGCTTTTGGAAGTTTGTCCTTCATATTTTTCGACTTCCCGAATCTACTCTTACCGGCTTGAAAACCAGCAGCAGCCAAAGCCACCGGATGTGTTTCTTTTGAAATTCTGGTGTTTTCAAGACAGAAAAGGACTCTTGCATG ATGTAACTGAGGTTCTTTGTGAGCTTGAGCTTACAATAAAGAGAGTAAAAGTATCCACTACCCCAGATGGGAGAGTAATGGACCTCTTTTTTATCACCGATACCAG ggaGCTACTTCATACAAGAAAAAGGCGGGAGGAAACAATTCATCATTTGGAAGCTGTATTAGGGAAAACCTTGATAAGTTGTGAGATTGAATTACCTGGCCCAGAAATCACTGCTTGCTGCCATGGATCCTCATTTCTTCCGTCTGCAATTACAGACGAGATGTTCAGTTTGGAGCTGCCTGCCGAACAACCAAATGGATTTCTTGCTTCTGCCCCTGTATCCATTGCGGTGGACAATTCATTTAGCCCTTCTCACACACTCATTCAAATCCTCGGTCAGGACCACAAGGGTCTCATTTATGATATGATGAGAACTCTCAAGGATTACAATACCCAG GTCTCTTATGGACGTTTTTTTGCAAAACCGAGAGGTAACTGTGAGGTGGACTTGTTCATAATGCAAGCAGATGGGAAGAAGATAGTTGATCCAAGCAAACAAGATGCATTGTGCTCTCGTCTGAGAATGGAACTTCTGCGACCCCTTAGGGTAGCTGTTGTGAACAGGGGCCCTGATGCTGAGCTGCTTGTTGCCAATCCCGTCGAGTTATCTGGCAGGGGCCGGCCTCTTGTTTTTTATGATATCACGCTGGCTCTCAAGATTCTCAGCATATCCATCTTTTCG GTAGAAATAGGGCGATACATGATCCACGACCGGGAGTGGGAGGTATATAGAATCTTACTCGACGAAGCAGATGGCAATCTTGAGCCAAGGAACAAAATCGAAGACCTTGTAAGAAAAATACTAATGGGTTGGGAATAG